A genomic stretch from Komagataeibacter xylinus includes:
- a CDS encoding outer membrane protein assembly factor BamE encodes MRSPKDNQPRSRSLRVFSCAVIGAGIALSGCSIFKPSTMQRGSLVEADDYNKLKIGETSRSDVMDALGSPTGHATFDDNTWLYVSMKQVLAPISFPQVQKQEVVVLTFDQDGVLRNLRTLHKDDARYVTMMPGKTPTPGTKINIMQQILGNVGRYNPLSQMSSTYGGSTGPMNSMNGGPGHGGAGNTLP; translated from the coding sequence ATGAGGTCACCCAAGGATAACCAGCCCCGCTCCCGTTCATTACGCGTGTTTTCGTGCGCTGTCATCGGGGCGGGGATTGCGCTGTCCGGATGTAGCATTTTCAAGCCAAGCACGATGCAGCGCGGCTCGCTGGTCGAGGCGGATGACTACAACAAGCTCAAGATCGGCGAGACCTCACGCTCGGACGTAATGGACGCGCTCGGCTCGCCCACCGGCCATGCCACGTTTGATGACAATACCTGGCTCTACGTTTCCATGAAGCAGGTGCTCGCGCCCATCAGCTTCCCGCAGGTGCAGAAACAGGAAGTGGTGGTGCTGACCTTTGACCAGGACGGCGTGCTGCGCAACCTGCGCACGCTGCACAAGGACGACGCCCGCTACGTGACCATGATGCCGGGCAAGACCCCCACGCCGGGCACCAAGATCAACATCATGCAGCAGATCCTGGGCAATGTGGGCCGCTACAACCCGCTCAGCCAGATGAGCAGCACCTATGGCGGCAGCACGGGGCCCATGAACAGCATGAACGGCGGCCCCGGCCATGGTGGCGCGGGCAACACCCTGCCCTGA